A window of Erpetoichthys calabaricus chromosome 12, fErpCal1.3, whole genome shotgun sequence contains these coding sequences:
- the LOC127529853 gene encoding uncharacterized protein LOC127529853, with protein MQWPLCFVLIVGQMMLVTSDILHQLDILSAKDVVEEEESVTLKCRGHQIGKHSDISVNLYKNGEKVQMKPSTKEMGIVTFKLENIRREQTGNYTCFYEEKTTENMMHIKTENFLSLTIKSSVLTLQAEKKKSVQGGLDVTFKCFFPKGKKIQNPPNMFELYENGVKIMSKSVENKRGVEFTVENVNETSDATYMCLYRGQGDFTIQSQQYGLQHRDLNFVLNVIGLAISGVVLLALGFIFHDACCQTREKDSFYLQK; from the exons ATGCAATGGCCATTGTGCTTTGTGCTCATAG TTGGACAGATGATGCTGGTGACTTCAG atatcttacaTCAATTAGATATTTTAAGTGCAAAGGACGTTGTAGAAGAAGAAGAGTCGGTGACCCTTAAATGTCGAGGTCATCAAATAGGAAAACACAGCGACATCTCGgtgaatttatataaaaatggggAGAAAGTGCAAATGAAGCCAAGTACTAAAGAGATGGGAATTGTCACCTTCAAGCTGGAGAACATCAGACGAGAGCAGACGGGGAACTACACCTGCTTTTATGAAGAGAAGACAACAGAAAATATGATGCACATCAAGACAGAGAATTTCTTGAGCTTGACCATTAAAT CGTCTGTGCTCACTTTACAAGCTGAGAAAAAGAAGTCTGTCCAAGGGGGTCTGGACGTGACATTCAAATGCTTTTTccccaaagggaaaaaaatacaaaacccaCCAAATATGTTTGAGCTTTATGAAAATGGAGTAAAGATCATGTCAAAGTCTGTGGAGAACAAACGGGGAGTGGAGTTTACTGTAGAGAACGTCAATGAAACCAGCGATGCAACTTACATGTGTCTGTACAGAGGACAGGGAGACTTTACTATTCAGAGTCAACAGTACGGCCTTCAACACAGAG ATTTGAACTTTGTGCTTAATGTCATCGGGCTCGCTATTTCTGGTGTGGTGTTGTTAGCACTTGGCTTCATATTCCATGATGCCTGCTGTCAGACAAGAGAGAAGGACAGcttttatttacagaaataa